In Symphalangus syndactylus isolate Jambi chromosome 14, NHGRI_mSymSyn1-v2.1_pri, whole genome shotgun sequence, one DNA window encodes the following:
- the CCDC78 gene encoding coiled-coil domain-containing protein 78 isoform X6: MGTSAPPFSGLRCRDIPPRPGAWPALLGTQKVYSECSSGHPAGGLPLRSACLSAAPRLGAFTHLVPSAQGMCRGRWAAFPKWGNGGTERKSCSPSSATTGLAGPCGRCPGSHLGPTEALATHAAVLVAAAAIGRPGVEAAPDSELARVPSPMEHLATTGPRPGPPPWRVENVVLRAKDWLPGAPGGTAVWATSLEAEVPPDLALNKEQQLQISKELVDIQITTHHLQEQHEAEIFQLKSEILRLESRVLDLELHGDRTSQGCAVPVESDPRHPRAPAQELRHKAQVPGHSDDRRFQVQPKNAMNPKNEQQRLGSGLLGGQKQLQGEVKWALEHQEARQQALETRVAALGRQLQGAREEARAARQRLATQAVVLCSCRGQLRQAEAENARLQLQLKKLKDEYVLRLQHCAREAVEHADGAGQAPATTALRTFLEATLEDIRAAHRSREQQLARAARTYHKRLVDLSRRHEELLVAYRSPGNPQAIFDTASLDLEPLPVPLVTDFSHREDQGPGRCILGPDPPEAPGLLPQHPELERERAQLLVRATMAEEQLSELQEYVDKHLGRWAEGAGCDPRALVWLEWRMMAASGARSRPVHSWAGHLSMVPLSRYKHEILRLRKLAGAGDPWKVGAVPPAKPQHPRTGSH, encoded by the exons ATGGGGACGTCCGCTCCCCCCTTCTCAGGCCTGAGGTGCAGAGATATACCTCCCCGTCCCGGGGCTTGGCCAGCACTGCTAGGGACACAGAAGGTATACAGCGAGTGTAGCTCAGGGCATCCTGCGGGCGGGCTGCCGCTCCGTTCCGCGTGCTTGTCCGCCGCGCCCAGGCTGGGCGCTTTCACGCACCTGGTTCCATCTGCACAGGGTATGTGCAGGGGGCGCTGGGCCGCATTCCCCAAATGGGGAAACGGAGGCACGGAGAGGAAGAGCTGTTCTCCCTCCTCCGCAACCACCGGTCTGGCCGGCCCCTGTGGGCGGTGCCCTGGGAGTCACCTGGGACCAACAGAGGCCTTGGCAACGCACGCAGCAGTGCTTGTGGCAGCAGCAGCCATAGGGAGGCCAGGCGTGGAAGCGGCACCAGACTCGGAGCTGGCCAGGGTCCCCTCGCCTATGGAGCACTTAGCCACCACAGGCCCCAGGCCTGGACCTCCCCCTTGGCGGGTGGAGAAT GTTGTGCTGCGAGCCAAGGACTGGCTGCCAGGAGCTCCTGGGGGCACCGCAGTGTGGGCCACCAGCTTGGAAGCAGAGGTCCCACCAGATCTAGCGCTCAATAAGGAGCAGCAGCTGCAG ATCTCCAAGGAGCTGGTCGACATTCAGATCACAACCCACCACCTACAGGAGCAGCACGAGGCTGAAATCTTCCAGCTGAAGAGTGAG ATCCTTCGGCTGGAGAGCCGGGTGCTGGACCTGGAGCTGCATGGAGATCGCACCAGCCAGGGCTGTGCAGTCCCAGTGGAGTCTGACCCCAGGCACCCCCGGGCACCAGCCCAAGAGCTCAGACACAAAGCCCAGGTGCCTGGACACTCTGATGACCGCAGATTCCAG GTGCAGCCCAAGAACGCCATGAACCCCAAGAATGAACAGCAGAGGCTGGGGAGTGGC CTGCTGGGGGGCCAGAAGCAGCTGCAGGGAGAAGTGAAGTGGGCACTGGAGCATCAGGAGGCCCGGCAGCAGGCACTGGAGACACGTGT GGCAGCCCTGGGCCGGCAGCTGCAGGGAGCCCGAGAGGAGGCCAGGGCAGCCAGGCAGCGACTGGCCACACAGGCTGTG GTGCTGTGCAGCTGCCGAGGCCAGCTCCGCCAGGCAGAGGCTGAGAACGCCCGGCTGCAGCTGCAGCTAAAGAAACTAAAGGACGAGTACGTCCTGCGGCTGCAGCACTGTGCCCGGGAGGCAGTG GAGCATGCAGACGGTGCAGgccaggcgccagccaccacggcCCTCCGGACATTCCTGGAGGCGACTCTGGAGGACATCCGGGCAGCGCACCGCAGCCGTGAGCAGCAGCTGGCCCGGGCTGCCCGCACCTACCACAAGAGGCTGGTGGATCTGAGCCGCAGGCATGAGGAGCTGCTGGTTGCCTACAG GTCACCTGGGAACCCCCAAGCTATTTTTGACACAGCCAGCTTGGACCTGGAACCACTGCCCGTGCCCCTCGTCACTGACTTCAGCCATCGGGAGGACCAG ggGCCTGGACGCTGCATCCTGGGCCCAGATCCACCAGAAGCTCCGGGACTTCTCCCGCAGCACCCAG AGCTGGAACGGGAGCGGGCACAGCTGCTGGTCCGGGCCACGATGGCTGAAGAGCAACTTTCTGAGCTACAGGAGTACGTGGACAAGCACCTGGGCAGGTGGGCAGAGGGAGCTGGGTGTGACCCCAGGGCCTTGGTCTGGCTGGAATGGAGGATGATGGCTGCCTCAGGTGCTAGAAGCAGACCTGTCCACAGCTGGGCAGGTCACTTAAGCATGGTCCCTCTGAGCAGGTACAAGCACGAAATCCTGAGGCTGAGGAAGCTAGCAGGTGCAGGGGACCCCTGGAAAGTGGGGGCTGTGCCTCCAGCCAAGCCCCAGCATCCAAGGACCGGCAGCCACTAG
- the CCDC78 gene encoding coiled-coil domain-containing protein 78 isoform X7, with translation MGTSAPPFSGLRCRDIPPRPGAWPALLGTQKVYSECSSGHPAGGLPLRSACLSAAPRLGAFTHLVPSAQGMCRGRWAAFPKWGNGGTERKSCSPSSATTGLAGPCGRCPGSHLGPTEALATHAAVLVAAAAIGRPGVEAAPDSELARVPSPMEHLATTGPRPGPPPWRVENVVLRAKDWLPGAPGGTAVWATSLEAEVPPDLALNKEQQLQISKELVDIQITTHHLQEQHEAEIFQLKSEILRLESRVLDLELHGDRTSQGCAVPVESDPRHPRAPAQELRHKAQVPGHSDDRRFQVQPKNAMNPKNEQQRLGSGLLGGQKQLQGEVKWALEHQEARQQALETRVAALGRQLQGAREEARAARQRLATQAVVLCSCRGQLRQAEAENARLQLQLKKLKDEYVLRLQHCAREAVEHADGAGQAPATTALRTFLEATLEDIRAAHRSREQQLARAARTYHKRLVDLSRRHEELLVAYRSPGNPQAIFDTASLDLEPLPVPLVTDFSHREDQHGGPGAPLSSPKKGPGGASQGGTSEPQGLDAASWAQIHQKLRDFSRSTQAELERERAQLLVRATMAEEQLSELQEYVDKHLGRYKHEILRLRKLAGAGDPWKVGAVPPAKPQHPRTGSH, from the exons ATGGGGACGTCCGCTCCCCCCTTCTCAGGCCTGAGGTGCAGAGATATACCTCCCCGTCCCGGGGCTTGGCCAGCACTGCTAGGGACACAGAAGGTATACAGCGAGTGTAGCTCAGGGCATCCTGCGGGCGGGCTGCCGCTCCGTTCCGCGTGCTTGTCCGCCGCGCCCAGGCTGGGCGCTTTCACGCACCTGGTTCCATCTGCACAGGGTATGTGCAGGGGGCGCTGGGCCGCATTCCCCAAATGGGGAAACGGAGGCACGGAGAGGAAGAGCTGTTCTCCCTCCTCCGCAACCACCGGTCTGGCCGGCCCCTGTGGGCGGTGCCCTGGGAGTCACCTGGGACCAACAGAGGCCTTGGCAACGCACGCAGCAGTGCTTGTGGCAGCAGCAGCCATAGGGAGGCCAGGCGTGGAAGCGGCACCAGACTCGGAGCTGGCCAGGGTCCCCTCGCCTATGGAGCACTTAGCCACCACAGGCCCCAGGCCTGGACCTCCCCCTTGGCGGGTGGAGAAT GTTGTGCTGCGAGCCAAGGACTGGCTGCCAGGAGCTCCTGGGGGCACCGCAGTGTGGGCCACCAGCTTGGAAGCAGAGGTCCCACCAGATCTAGCGCTCAATAAGGAGCAGCAGCTGCAG ATCTCCAAGGAGCTGGTCGACATTCAGATCACAACCCACCACCTACAGGAGCAGCACGAGGCTGAAATCTTCCAGCTGAAGAGTGAG ATCCTTCGGCTGGAGAGCCGGGTGCTGGACCTGGAGCTGCATGGAGATCGCACCAGCCAGGGCTGTGCAGTCCCAGTGGAGTCTGACCCCAGGCACCCCCGGGCACCAGCCCAAGAGCTCAGACACAAAGCCCAGGTGCCTGGACACTCTGATGACCGCAGATTCCAG GTGCAGCCCAAGAACGCCATGAACCCCAAGAATGAACAGCAGAGGCTGGGGAGTGGC CTGCTGGGGGGCCAGAAGCAGCTGCAGGGAGAAGTGAAGTGGGCACTGGAGCATCAGGAGGCCCGGCAGCAGGCACTGGAGACACGTGT GGCAGCCCTGGGCCGGCAGCTGCAGGGAGCCCGAGAGGAGGCCAGGGCAGCCAGGCAGCGACTGGCCACACAGGCTGTG GTGCTGTGCAGCTGCCGAGGCCAGCTCCGCCAGGCAGAGGCTGAGAACGCCCGGCTGCAGCTGCAGCTAAAGAAACTAAAGGACGAGTACGTCCTGCGGCTGCAGCACTGTGCCCGGGAGGCAGTG GAGCATGCAGACGGTGCAGgccaggcgccagccaccacggcCCTCCGGACATTCCTGGAGGCGACTCTGGAGGACATCCGGGCAGCGCACCGCAGCCGTGAGCAGCAGCTGGCCCGGGCTGCCCGCACCTACCACAAGAGGCTGGTGGATCTGAGCCGCAGGCATGAGGAGCTGCTGGTTGCCTACAG GTCACCTGGGAACCCCCAAGCTATTTTTGACACAGCCAGCTTGGACCTGGAACCACTGCCCGTGCCCCTCGTCACTGACTTCAGCCATCGGGAGGACCAG CACGGCGGGCCTGGGGCACCACTCTCATCCCCAAAGAAGGGACCTGGTGGAGCCTCCCAGGGGGGAACGTCAGAGCCACA ggGCCTGGACGCTGCATCCTGGGCCCAGATCCACCAGAAGCTCCGGGACTTCTCCCGCAGCACCCAG GCAGAGCTGGAACGGGAGCGGGCACAGCTGCTGGTCCGGGCCACGATGGCTGAAGAGCAACTTTCTGAGCTACAGGAGTACGTGGACAAGCACCTGGGCAG GTACAAGCACGAAATCCTGAGGCTGAGGAAGCTAGCAGGTGCAGGGGACCCCTGGAAAGTGGGGGCTGTGCCTCCAGCCAAGCCCCAGCATCCAAGGACCGGCAGCCACTAG